In Epinephelus fuscoguttatus linkage group LG15, E.fuscoguttatus.final_Chr_v1, a genomic segment contains:
- the bfsp2 gene encoding phakinin — MPLPRRRSSFLGQPSSERPAPASCGRISSAGTSAPRGVFVGPAPSTGGASCLGTRVSRRALGISSVFLQGMRSSAAPVLPRAGERATGHGASAAGLNSCLMEYRDKVRALETLNQQLEEQIRLCLDRKASSAGAWGPLRREWEDVYRQVSEAILDNARLMLQTENVQANAEDFKDRYENEQPFRKAVEEEISSLYKVIDDANLTKAELEEQMENMRAELRNLEHNHEQDVRVLYSQMAGREVDEPDAPIETSLDQILAYIRSHWEKVTERNRAETDSYLECKEAQCVSRLSPEEEQVEALKAECNETGCKIQSLQAETESIRALRRGLENSLGDARHWHDMELQNLGSVVAKLEAELADVRGEIEQQRRDYDTLLSNKQRLEQEIGMYHGILDGEESRFQPAETTPGVQSEPEGAASASAAPDSRTDPPGPSGPPSGQ; from the exons ATGCCTCTGCCCAGACGCCGCTCATCCTTTCTGGGACAGCCGTCCTCTGAACGACCGGCCCCCGCCTCCTGCGGACGGATCAGCTCGGCCGGCACCTCCGCTCCCCGCGGGGTCTTTGTGGGCCCTGCCCCCTCCACGGGTGGGGCCTCCTGCCTGGGGACGCGGGTGTCCCGGCGGGCTCTGGGCATCAGCAGCGTGTTCCTGCAGGGGATGAGGAGCAGCGCAGCGCCAGTACTGCCCCGAGCCGGAGAGCGGGCCACAGGTCACGGCGCGTCTGCAGCGGGACTGAACAGCTGCCTGATGGAGTACAGAGACAAAGTCCGAGCACTGGAGACACTGAACCAACAGTTGGAGGAGCAGATCCGTCTCTGTCTGGACCGCAAGGCATCCAGCGCCGGAGCCTGGGGACCCCTCAGGAGGGAGTGGGAGGACGTCtacagacag GTCAGTGAAGCCATCCTGGACAACGCTCGGCTGATGCTGCAGACAGAGAATGTTCAGGCCAACGCTGAGGACTTCAAGGACAG GTATGAAAACGAGCAGCCGTTCAGGAAGGCGGTGGAGGAGGAGATCAGCTCTCTGTACAAAGTCATTGATGACGCCAACCTGACGAAGGCAGAGCTCGAAGAGCAGATGGAGAACATGAGAGCGGAGCTTCGCAACCTGGAGCACAATCACGAGCAG GATGTGCGTGTCCTCTACAGTCAGATGGCGGGACGTGAGGTGGATGAACCCGACGCTCCCATAGAAACCAGTCTGGACCAGATCCTGGCCTACATCAGGAGCCACTGGGAGAAGGTGACGGAGAGGAACCGAGCCGAGACCGACAGCTACCTTGAGTGTAAG gAGGCGCAGTGTGTGAGCAGACTGAGTCCTGAGGAGGAGCAGGTGGAGGCGCTGAAGGCCGAGTGCAACGAGACTGGCTGTAAGATCCAGAGTCTGCAGGCCGAGACCGAGTCCATCAGAGCGCTG AGACGGGGTCTGGAGAACTCCCTGGGTGACGCACGCCACTGGCACGACATGGAGCTGCAGAACCTAGGCTCAGTGGTGGCAAAGCTGGAGGCGGAGCTGGCTGATGTACGTGGCGAAATCGAACAGCAGCGCCGTGACTATGACACGCTGCTGAGCAACAAGCAGCGTCTGGAGCAGGAGATCGGCATGTACCACGGCATCCTGGACGGAGAGGAGAGCCGCTTCCAACCTGCTGAGAC GACTCCAGGTGTGCAGTCAGAGCCTGAGGGAGCTGCCAGTGCTTCTGCTGCTCCAGACTCCAGGACCGACCCTCCAGGACCTTCAGGACCTCCGTCGGGACAGTGA
- the ccr9a gene encoding C-C chemokine receptor type 9a: MTSMADIITALPSEELFSISPTPTAFDDDDYEDLFCDQGSVREFRSHYEPPLFWIITVVGGAGNLAVVWIYLNFHRRLKTMTDVYLLNLAVADLLFLITLPLWADEAMHGWSFGSALCKVNSALYKVNLFSSMLLLTCISVDRYVVIVQSTKARNSQVERRRCSTLMCVGVWLLALLLALPEFMFATTSEVDSREYCRMVFPHHVGNRTKILVLSLQVSMGFCLPFFVMVFCYSIIVAKLLKTRNFQKHKAMRVILAVVVVFIVSQLPHNGVLVMQATQASSMTMTDCEEMKRFNTVEQVLKSLAYMHACLNPFLYAFVGVRFRRDILQLLRVCRCQPPANKSQLSKSCRSPLNSTRASVMSDSDTSQALSL, encoded by the exons ATGACCTCCATGGCTGACATCATCACGGCATTGCCTTCTGAG GAGTTGTTCTCCATCAGCCCGACACCCACCGCCTTTGATGATGACGACTACGAAGACTTGTTCTGTGACCAGGGGTCGGTGCGGGAGTTCAGGAGTCACTATGAGCCACCGCTCTTCTGGATAATCACCGTGGTGGGCGGAGCTGGAAATCTGGCTGTGGTGTGGATCTACCTGAATTTCCACCGGCGGCTGAAGACCATGACGGACGTGTACCTGCTGAACCTGGCAGTGGCTGACCTGCTGTTCCTCATCACACTGCCACTGTGGGCAGATGAGGCAATGCACGGCTGGAGCTTTGGCTCTGCCCTCTGCAAGGTGAACTCCGCCCTCTACAAGGTGAACCTGTTCAGCAGCATGCTGCTGCTCACCTGCATCAGCGTCGACCGCTACGTGGTCATCGTGCAGAGCACCAAGGCTCGGAACTCACAGGTGGAGCGACGCCGCTGCAGCACACTgatgtgtgtgggggtgtggtTGCTAGCGCTGCTGCTCGCCTTGCCCGAGTTCATGTTTGCCACCACCTCCGAGGTGGATTCGCGGGAGTACTGCAGAATGGTGTTCCCGCATCACGTGGGCAACCGCACCAAGATCCTGGTGCTGTCGCTGCAGGTGAGCATGGGCTTCTGCCTGCCCTTCTTTGTCATGGTGTTCTGCTACAGCATCATCGTTGCCAAGCTGCTCAAGACCCGCAACTTCCAGAAGCACAAGGCCATGCGTGTCATCCTCGCTGTGGTGGTTGTCTTCATTGTGTCCCAGCTGCCCCACAACGGCGTACTTGTGATGCAGGCCACGCAGGCCTCCAGCATGACCATGACGGACTGCGAGGAGATGAAACGCTTCAACACGGTGGAGCAGGTGCTGAAGAGTCTGGCCTACATGCATGCGTGCCTCAACCCCTTCCTCTACGCCTTCGTGGGCGTGCGTTTCCGCCGCGACATATTGCAGCTGCTGCGTGTCTGCCGCTGCCAGCCGCCGGCCAATAAGAGTCAGCTGAGTAAGTCCTGCAGGAGTCCGCTGAACTCGACCAGAGCCTCTGTCATGTCGGACAGCGACACCTCGCAGGCGCTGTCGCTTTAG